One stretch of Miscanthus floridulus cultivar M001 chromosome 18, ASM1932011v1, whole genome shotgun sequence DNA includes these proteins:
- the LOC136522267 gene encoding pentatricopeptide repeat-containing protein At1g43980, mitochondrial-like: protein MLSTSPSSSSDAPLFTPSVAAALLARCTSRVAAAALHARLLRCSHAFFRSPYLANCLGAAYSRLGAAPSAVALLRAAAAKPNVFSHNILLSALLSSGLLEDARVLFDGMSHRDAVTYNALLSGYIAGALPDEAFRVLYCMRERGVRPTAFTFSIVSSVVGSVRRGQQLHAAAVRHGLARRDAIVGNALIDMYGRVGLLDYAARVFSCMEQPDVTSWNSVMSVYKDQALSSTVFRCFRSMRSKGFSVDGFTVSIVLSVCSDGKDFAKGDQMLALCIKTSVLTNSIVSSAVIDFLCVSDRLSDAVQLFREMPTWASEPCNALISGYARSGLMEEALSLFAVSMRNGIIPNEFSFASVLRWSSCFGLMEQGTQIHCLVCKLGFQNDVIVSTALTDMYCKLGLTKHARKIFSTVGSKDLVLWNTMLLGLLQNGRAKEALVIFKRMLKCGIEPDRITLFGALSAYGLEGLVTKGMDIITLFKDRYHIMPSLEHYTCVVDMLCRAGMFKEAVNYVENKLPKSSAATFSNILEACIVHGNIGMAELVAEKMVMQKSRLSLPYIVLAQIYGARCKWEKMAGVWRSMENRRAKKVQSCSWLCIKNRIYVFTSEQILHHGKGATYEVLDLLFWDMTDHKYALSFVEPENSEGLDCVELFLDQPAS, encoded by the coding sequence ATGCTCTCAACATCCCCGTCGTCCTCGTCCGACGCTCCACTCTTCACTCCTAGcgtcgccgccgcgctcctcgccCGCTGCACTTCCCGCGTCGCAGCGGCAGCGCTGCACGCCCGCCTCCTCCGCTGCTCTCACGCCTTCTTCCGCTCCCCCTACCTCGCCAACTGCCTCGGCGCCGCGTACTCCCGCCTCGGCGCCGCACCGTCCGCCGTCGCGCTcctacgcgccgccgccgccaagcccAACGTGTTCTCCCACAACATCCTCCTGTCGGCGCTCCTCAGCTCCGGCCTCCTGGAGGACGCGCGCGTGCTGTTCGACGGGATGTCTCACAGGGACGCGGTCACCTACAACGCCCTGCTCTCCGGCTACATCGCCGGTGCGCTTCCGGACGAGGCGTTCCGTGTCTTGTACTGCATGAGGGAGCGTGGCGTCAGGCCAACCGCcttcaccttctccatagtatcgTCGGTGGTTGGCTCTGTCCGCCGCGGCCAACAGCTTCACGCTGCTGCTGTCCGCCACGGCCTGGCACGCCGTGATGCCATTGTAGGCAATGCACTTATTGATATGTATGGCCGGGTTGGGCTCTTGGATTATGCAGCGCGTGTCTTCTCTTGCATGGAACAACCAGATGTCACATCCTGGAACTCTGTCATGTCCGTTTACAAGGATCAGGCTCTCAGCAGTACTGTCTTTAGGTGTTTCCGGTCCATGAGGAGCAAAGGCTTTTCAGTTGATGGCTTCACTGTGTCCATCGTGCTCAGTGTTTGCTCAGATGGGAAGGATTTTGCCAAGGGTGACCAGATGTTGGCACTCTGCATTAAGACGAGTGTCCTTACAAACTCCATCGTTTCTAGTGCTGTTATTGACTTCCTTTGCGTGTCTGACAGACTGTCTGATGCTGTTCAGCTCTTCAGAGAAATGCCAACATGGGCCTCAGAGCCTTGCAATGCACTGATATCGGGCTATGCTAGGAGTGGCCTAATGGAAGAAGCCCTCAGCCTCTTTGCGGTGTCTATGCGAAATGGTATTATTCCAAATGAGTTCAGTTTTGCGAGTGTGCTGAGATGGAGTTCATGCTTTGGTTTAATGGAGCAGGGCACTCAAATCCATTGCCTGGTTTGCAAGCTTGGGTTTCAGAATGATGTAATTGTTTCCACAGCCCTCACTGACATGTACTGTAAATTGGGGTTAACAAAGCATGCCAGAAAAATCTTCAGCACAGTTGGCTCCAAGGATTTGGTGTTATGGAATACAATGCTGCTTGGCCTATTGCAAAATGGAAGAGCTAAGGAAGCCCTTGTAATATTTAAAAGGATGCTCAAGTGTGGTATCGAACCTGATAGAATCACTCTTTTTGGAGCCTTATCTGCATATGGTTTAGAAGGTTTGGTAACTAAAGGAATGGATATAATTACCCTGTTTAAAGATAGGTACCATATTATGCCTAGCCTAGAGCACTATACTTGCGTGGTCGACATGTTATGTCGTGCTGGGATGTTCAAAGAGGCAGTGAATTATGTAGAGAACAAGTTGCCAAAGTCTAGTGCTGCTACTTTCTCTAATATTCTGGAGGCCTGTATAGTCCATGGGAACATTGGCATGGCAGAGCTAGTTGCTGAAAAGATGGTGATGCAGAAATCTCGATTGTCACTGCCATATATTGTTTTGGCTCAAATATATGGTGCCAGATGTAAGTGGGAAAAAATGGCTGGAGTGTGGAGGTCAATGGAAAATCGAAGAGCAAAGAAGGTTCAGTCATGCAGCTGGCTCTGCATCAAGAATCGTATTTATGTTTTTACGTCGGAACAGATATTGCACCATGGAAAAGGAGCTACCTATGAGGTTTTGGATCTTCTATTTTGGGACATGACGGATCATAAATACGCTCTTAGTTTCGTAGAGCCCGAGAACAGCGAAGGATTAGATTGTGTCGAGCTGTTCCTCGACCAACCTGCTTCCTAA